One region of Mucilaginibacter gotjawali genomic DNA includes:
- a CDS encoding serine hydrolase: protein MRHTLLALMLFITSVAFAQTDTKLNAMLQDAVKGFNGQVGIYVHNLKSGKTAALNADTLFPTASMIKVSIQCGLMDKIEKGLINYNQKLVYRDSLLYKGEDILGSFKDGDTIEVSKVALLMITMSDNTASLWLQKLVGTDYINNWLDVNGFKVMRDNSRATGRDAMHARYGWGVTTPFEMCRLFTMIANEEAVSPAASERMIRNMGRIFWDNTALSQIPPYIHTISKQGALDDYRSETVLVNGPHGDYVFSIITNHNKDQRWTQDNEADELIRKVSALLWHYFEPKSDWKPAAGIDKFMKDE, encoded by the coding sequence ATGAGGCATACACTTCTGGCCCTGATGTTATTTATAACATCAGTTGCCTTTGCGCAAACTGATACTAAACTAAATGCCATGCTGCAGGATGCTGTAAAAGGATTTAACGGACAGGTGGGTATATATGTACATAACCTGAAAAGTGGTAAAACTGCAGCCTTAAATGCCGATACACTGTTCCCGACTGCCAGCATGATAAAGGTGAGTATACAATGCGGTTTGATGGACAAAATTGAAAAGGGACTGATAAATTACAACCAGAAACTGGTGTACCGCGATTCATTGCTGTATAAAGGCGAAGATATTTTGGGTTCATTTAAAGACGGGGATACGATAGAGGTAAGTAAAGTTGCCCTGCTGATGATCACGATGAGCGATAATACGGCAAGTTTATGGCTGCAAAAGCTGGTGGGAACAGATTACATCAACAACTGGCTGGATGTTAATGGCTTTAAAGTAATGCGCGATAACTCGCGAGCTACCGGCCGCGACGCTATGCATGCCAGGTATGGATGGGGGGTTACTACGCCCTTTGAAATGTGCCGCCTTTTTACCATGATTGCCAACGAAGAGGCGGTGAGCCCTGCCGCCAGCGAAAGAATGATCAGGAATATGGGCCGGATCTTTTGGGATAATACAGCGCTTTCGCAAATCCCTCCGTATATCCATACGATATCCAAGCAAGGTGCGCTTGACGATTACCGGTCGGAAACTGTATTGGTAAACGGGCCGCATGGCGATTATGTTTTTTCCATCATCACCAACCATAATAAGGACCAGCGCTGGACGCAGGATAATGAAGCAGATGAACTGATCCGTAAAGTATCCGCTTTATTATGGCACTACTTTGAACCAAAAAGCGACTGGAAACCGGCCGCAGGAATAGACAAATTTATGAAGGATGAATAA
- a CDS encoding alpha/beta fold hydrolase, which translates to MKKYTPVFILLLCLSSGLFAQPKDEGHYFTSFDSTKIYYEVKGDGYPVLLIHGFSGNGQGLKTCVFYDDLLKAGYKVILIDQRGNGRSDKPHNESAYANDAEAKDITGLVTCLHIKQYDVVGYSRGSIIASRLLVLDKRLHKAIMGGMGDAYTNPEWPRRVHAYRALMGDTSLHDVDDMVKYIHSQHFDELALALQQKYQPSTSPAELSKVKIPVLIIRGTEDKENGSETGLNKLIPGSALTYVPGNHNTAIHTREFSYAVIKFLAQ; encoded by the coding sequence ATGAAAAAATATACGCCGGTCTTCATACTCCTGCTTTGTTTAAGTTCGGGGCTATTTGCACAGCCAAAAGACGAAGGGCATTATTTTACTTCTTTCGACAGCACAAAAATATACTACGAAGTAAAAGGCGACGGCTATCCTGTTTTGCTGATCCACGGCTTTTCGGGTAACGGGCAGGGGCTAAAAACCTGCGTATTTTATGACGATCTGCTGAAAGCAGGTTATAAAGTAATCCTCATCGATCAGCGCGGCAACGGCCGTTCAGACAAACCGCATAATGAAAGTGCCTATGCCAACGATGCCGAGGCCAAAGATATTACCGGCCTGGTAACCTGTTTGCATATTAAACAATATGACGTCGTTGGCTATTCGCGCGGATCAATTATTGCATCCAGATTGTTGGTGCTGGACAAAAGGCTGCATAAAGCAATAATGGGCGGCATGGGTGATGCCTATACCAATCCGGAATGGCCACGACGTGTGCACGCCTACCGCGCTTTAATGGGCGATACATCCCTTCATGACGTGGACGATATGGTAAAATACATCCACAGCCAGCATTTTGATGAACTTGCCCTGGCGCTTCAGCAAAAATACCAGCCATCAACAAGCCCGGCAGAGCTTTCGAAAGTAAAAATTCCGGTTTTAATTATCCGTGGAACAGAGGATAAGGAAAACGGATCGGAAACCGGGTTGAATAAACTGATCCCAGGTTCGGCCCTTACCTATGTCCCCGGAAACCACAACACGGCAATTCATACAAGGGAGTTTTCATATGCTGTAATTAAATTCCTGGCGCAGTAG